taattatcgattttttttatcattgggtgAGAGCGTGTTAGTGAgagaaatataaacaaaaattgataGTGGTAAGAGAAAATTAGTGCAATCtcgatgataacaaaataaaactaacttAAAATTAGtaagatagaaaaaaatatgtcCTGAACGAGGAAATtagataaaattgtaaaaattagaggaaaatgattttttatgtttagtttttatgaaagaaaataaaatataattaaaattaaataaaagtttatatatataaaaatcatttaatgtttatataaaaatttaattaaataaaataatatataaaaataatttattttattttattttattttattttttaattttcagctactacttttcctttttattttcttttcatcacattttctctcaattttttttggaataaaacATAGAGAAAAGACTAAAAGAGAcatttgaaggaaaatagaccagagctttgacccaaaatactatgttttaaaaaaaaaaatccataaagtacccccatttccaaaataatgcccaatctaatgtcataaaaccgtagttaccaactacggttttactTTTAAAGAACAatcaaaaccgtagtcaccaaccacggttttaacttaaagttaaaaccgtagttggtgactacggctttgactgTTTTTAACaccaaccacggttttaacttaaagttaaaatcgTAGTTGGTGATTACGgctttgactatttttaaaaacagtcaaagtcgtagtcaccaactacgactttaattttaattttatatataaatttatatttatatatatatatatatatttacctttaatttttaaataaaatattatattattttgattttatattgattaaaaatatgtaagtggtgtaataaaaatatttaattttaattaatctcattatttaaagaatagtaatatataaaattaaataattgatgtctttaatttagtataaaaatatattttgataattttatgaaaatattggcACTAtactcaatataaatataattagttataaatatactattttataccctcataatgaagaatattatattattttgtaactttgtgcAAAAATTAAAGGCAATTATGCACttgttcaaaatataatatgacttcaagtgggtaaataattggaaaattacttaaatacaacaaaaataatttttttttttccatttttctcctttcaaaatgggatcaaaatggaatggaaaggcttaaaatgttaaacttaaaatgccaacataaaagaatttgtttttccatttcttaaaatatagaattgtaGAAAGAAAATACCTTTGTTTTTCCAATCGATTCActatttagtttaattgttttagtaaatagatgaaaatgctttgaaatatttttgtaaattcattgataataagaaaaatgttttttattgggTACTAATGGGAGTTTTgggcaaaaatgatttctttaaaacaaaaaattcataaaataattttattctcaaaataatttttaatgtgaTGTGTGTCTTATTCACGTGGGTATTCACATCACAAAATTGTAATTGGTAAtcatgatttttgattttttttttaaaaaatagtcaaaataaTAGTTGGTgatcataactttaaatttaaacctaaaaccaattttttaagttcaaattttaaatcatgtgaatgttcaattttttaaaagttattttgattggaggtttagattgtaaattttttttaatatattattttttctatatcaatatagtgttgttgtaactaattagttataaatataattagtctaaatttaaacctaaaaccaattagtttaaatgaataaaactaatcgagaaagggaaaaaaggtAAAGGAAAGTTAAAGCTGTAGTTGGTGACTACagttttaactattttttaaaaataaaaccgtagttatcaactacggttttatgacgtGGCAATTTACGTGATGCGTACATATTAGATTGAACATTATTTTAGAAAGGGGgtaatttatggattttttttttaaatgtagtaTTTTGGTTCAAAGTTCAATAGACCATAGGGATATGGTGGTTTTGGAGGAAAATAAATTGAGGTAAAgatgttaaaaaaagaaaaagaaaaaaaggaagaagtaaTAGCAGggttatttttgaaattttgagttcCTTGGGATTCATCGTCTGACGAAATAGTCCATATTTGAAAGAGCCGCAGAAATTTGAGACGAAATTCACAGAATAATGTCCAAGAATGGAGGCattgaatattaataaatcCACCCCACCCGTTTTCAACAATCCTCCAATCCACACCTCCCTCCTCTTCTCTCTGCATATGCGCTTCATTTGATAGTTGATACTACTAGCCTCTCAGTCCAGGCGCATTTTAGCCAACAATGGTGCACCCAGTGGCTGAGGCCAACGAGCAGAGCCCCTTTGGCTCGCTCTCTCCCTCCGAGTTCTACGCTCGTCACTCGGTCACTCACTCCTCCGAGTACATCACCAACTCCAGGGGCATGAAGCTCTTCACGCAGTCCTGGACTCCCCTCCCTCCTACTAAAATTATCGGTACTCTTGCCGTCGTCCACGGTTTCACCGGCGAGTCCAGCTGGTTTCTCCAGCTCACGGCCGTCCATTTCACCAAAGCCGGTTTCGCCACCTGCGCCATCGATCACCAGGGCCACGGCTTCTCCGACGGCCTCGTTGCCCATATCCCCGACATCAACCCTGTCGTCGATGACTGCATCGCCTTCTTCGACTCCTTCCGTGCCCGCCACGCGCCATCCCTCCCCTCCTTCCTCTACTCCGAGTCCCTCGGCGGGGCCATCGCCCTCCTCATCACTCTCCGCCGCGGACCTAGCCGCCCCTGGGACGGCCTCGTGCTTAACGGCGCCATGTGCGGAATAAGCCCCAAGTTCAAACCCCCTTGGCCATTAGAACACTTTCTGTTCCTCTTGGCCGCCGTGGTCCCCACGTGGCGCGTGGTGCCCACGCGCGGCGCCTTGCCGCAGCTGTCGTTCAAGGTGGAGTGGAAGCGGAACCTGGCCCTGGCGAGCCCGCGCCGTCCGGTGGCGAGGCCGAGAGCCGCCACAGCGCAGGAGCTTCTGAGAGTGTGCCGAGAGATCCAAAACAGATACGGTGAGGTGGAGGTGCCGTTTCTAGTGGTGCACGGCGCCGATGACGTGGTGTGCGATCCTGCGTGCGTGGAGGAGCTGTACCGACGCGCCCCGAGTAAGGATAAGACGCTGAAGATCTACCCCGATATGATCCACCAGTTGGTGGGTGAGCCTGATGAGAATGTAGAGTTGGTGTTTGGGGACATCGTCGAGTGGCTTCGAACCAGAGCCGAAAGGGCCGCTGCCGGTGGTGGAGATGGTGGCGCGTAGGCGCCGTTCTCTTATAAAATGGGATGATGCCAATTATAACATGCCGTGTCATATACTAGTTTATGCCTTTAAAATAAGCTGTATCCTTCAACTCTTTTTCAGTTCTGATAAGTGATATAAGGGTATCGATCATTGTGAGACAAATAATCTATACCTACATTTTTAATGTTCTGGGATGTAAACCAATATTTCTCAATTCTACATCAGAGCTGGAGGACGGTTTTCTGAATCCttacatatattttatgttGTTCTTAATTTTATTCCAGAGGAGAAGTTTTAGCCCTCAAGTTTGCTAATTTCTCTTGGAATGTGAAGGTGTGGTTGTATCACTACTGAGGTTGGAGGGGTACTGGGTGATGGAAATTGAATCCAAGATGATGACAGGAGGAGGTGGTGGTTGGAAAACGTCAAGGAAATGACTCTTCCACCAACCAGATTTAATGGTTGGAAAGAGAAATATGTGAAACACCATGGATGTGGTTAGAAGTTGGAAATTAGAGCATAAGAGTGAACCTCATAAACGTGAATGAGGGTACATGCTTATGGTGATCTGGGCTGTGTTGGCTTCCAGCCTAAGAATGAAATATAGGACTCGGCATAGATTCAACCTGAAAATGGCATTTTGTAATTCTAATAATGAGCCCACAAACTCAAAAGTCTTGAACTGTGCTATTGTTTCCTAAGATGGGCTTTCCTAACATTCATGAAGTTTCTTGAGGAATTGTGGCCAAGCCTCTAAGATCTGATGCGGTGTTTATAGAAGTTTGATTGTTGATCACTTGCTCTGGGTAAATCCCAGGTAAAGTGCCACATGACTTGGTCTTCTAACCTATTCCAACTAGCACATGGCCGAATTTCATGAGGTAGGGACATAGGGAGAGCAAAAGCAGCTCTGACAAACACCTGGGGAGAGAGAGACACATAGGAGTGGACCTTGCAACATCTTGGAACAGGTGAGTTGACACATCCAACCTGGTTAGATCCTATTCTTTGGTTTTACAGACAATTTTCTgatattttttgtaaagaaattaTGTAAactctttgtttattttatgca
This DNA window, taken from Vitis riparia cultivar Riparia Gloire de Montpellier isolate 1030 chromosome 13, EGFV_Vit.rip_1.0, whole genome shotgun sequence, encodes the following:
- the LOC117929093 gene encoding caffeoylshikimate esterase-like, whose translation is MVHPVAEANEQSPFGSLSPSEFYARHSVTHSSEYITNSRGMKLFTQSWTPLPPTKIIGTLAVVHGFTGESSWFLQLTAVHFTKAGFATCAIDHQGHGFSDGLVAHIPDINPVVDDCIAFFDSFRARHAPSLPSFLYSESLGGAIALLITLRRGPSRPWDGLVLNGAMCGISPKFKPPWPLEHFLFLLAAVVPTWRVVPTRGALPQLSFKVEWKRNLALASPRRPVARPRAATAQELLRVCREIQNRYGEVEVPFLVVHGADDVVCDPACVEELYRRAPSKDKTLKIYPDMIHQLVGEPDENVELVFGDIVEWLRTRAERAAAGGGDGGA